The Brassica napus cultivar Da-Ae chromosome C1, Da-Ae, whole genome shotgun sequence DNA segment CTTCCTTGTACTTTTGGCTCTTCTCAAAAGCAAACTCCTGAAGTACAAACAGACAAAAGGTTGATACCAAGAAACATTATAGACTAAGAAAGATTTGGAAGTATTCTTATTTACATATCGCCATCCAAGATAAGAGCCGCATTTGACGCAGTAAATATCAACAACCGTGTGCATGCCGGTCATCATCATCCTATCTTCCTTCTCCCCAGCATACACATTCGCTCTGTTCTCACCAAATCCAAGGACTACTAGTTAACATGCATAAAACTATTGCTATCGAGCTTTGACCATTAAAAAATAAGGCCATGTTCCAAAGGATTTAAACTATGGAAGCAGAAAACTTACACCTTACGGAAGAGGTAAGCTTTCCCATGGCGAGATTGGAAAGACTGTAAaccaaagcaaaaaaaagaaagaaaagattttgATAATGGATCAAAAGGCAATAGTCAAATACAAATGCAAGCAACAATACGATTATTCTCCACAATTAATTTAGATCACATGATTACTTAAtcatcaaattaaaattatcagTGCTTTGAATATGAAAGATCAGAGAGCAAAGAATCAGGGATAAGTAGTAAGAAAAGCCAGccagaaaaatgaaaaagaccTTGGAGACGACATCAGAACAGAGAGCAATATTAGTGTTGCAGTGCCTACAACTGTATGACTTTCCTTCCAAATTCACCAAGAACAATCTCCCCATCCGATCAACTGtttactttctttcttttttttctccttccagGAATCTAATTAAGAAAAATCTACTTTTGGAGAAAAAGAACCAAACTCTATGTAATAAATCAAGGAGAGTGTGATAAGATGAGAGAGATCATTAATTACGAACGACGCGTTAGGATTATCTGCCGAATTTGTTTGAAagacaaaaaacaaaactataaaatgGAGAAAATGCAAACTGTTCTTTTACTTTCACGATAGctattttttctaataaaaaaatgttcgtCTTCCGTAGAAACGTGGACCTGACCAAGTCATGGCCTGTGAATACacctaactaaaaaaaaaagtgtatatATACTCTGTTTCATATTGCTAGTTGCTACACTAGATTGATGGAGTGTACGCGATtgcttcttattttttattgagTTTTTTATCTGACACTGCTTTGTTTttcacataaaataatataaaataaaatatagaataaaaaatgtttaaacccAACTATATATTCTActtatatttatagaataatctattttttgtttgttcattgcgaaaaataaattaagattagaacatttttattctatattttattttacttcattttagaagaaaaaatttaaatgctCTCAATAATCATACGTACTGTCAcaaatattgtatttatttaCACGCCATGGAGTCATGGACcgtttgttttcttttccaattactctaataaattaataatttacttACATACATTCAAACCCCACTGATTCATTAAGAGTTTAGAAAAGTTTTAACGAATCTCAGTCCGCCTCAAAGTTGGCGAAGAGCCGCCGTAGACCCGCGCAACCGCATCATTCTGCAATCTGCAACGCTCTTTCTTACTGCCTCGTCCAAGTTAAATCTCGTCTCTCTTACTATCAGCTGCTCACCAGGAGACAGCAAAGAGCTCTTGAACTAGACGAAAACATTCTGACTACCTTCAAGGTTACGATCCAATCCGTTTAATCTCTCTTTGGTATTTTCAGTGTGTTATAGGCTCATCAGGTTATATTTCAATTGTTTATCGTTGGCTCTTGTGTAAGTTACGCATCTTATCTAAGCTGCATGATACAATGTGTTAGATGGAATGGAATGTCTGAATGCATTATAAATAGTGAATATAGAGGAACCAATAACGGCTTATCGatagtttgttttttatttcaagatttttttaaCGTGGAGCGAACAATCTCTTTGTCTGATTACTTTCATTGGACTATGCATGCACTATAAACGTTTCGCAATAGCAGCTTCTCTAGCATCATATCACTTGTGTCATCCCCACAAACACCTGGTATCATATATGCGGTCCTAATGGCACCAGTTTTATATTGACTGGGATTTGTGACCTTGACAGTCAGTTTTCTCCTCTTTATCTCCAAGTCTACATGAGGATGAGAGACTTTGGGTTTTGGTGCTAAAAAAGGAattgtattttgtttgttttcaggGATACTAAGTGGTGGGTATCCTTTGGGAAGCTTAGTAATGGTGATGGAAGATCCTAAAGCACCACTTCAGATGGATCTGTTAATTTACTTTCAATGTCTCAGGGGTTAACAACCAACCACTCCTTTATGCTAGTCCTTCAAAATATCCGAGAGGGTTTCTTGGTACTTTGCCGCATCCTGAATCATCCCAAGAGTAAGCCTACTACCCCCGACCCTGATCAGGTGCTTCATACTTGTCCCTACCAcctttatgtttgttttttttatctggCATAACATGAAGGGTCTGTCACCAATATTTTTAGGGAGATAGCTTGAAGATTACTAGCCATTAACAGTCTTGGGTCTGAACAAAAAGTTTCCACATTAGCTAAAGGAAAAGCAGAAGTGGCGTTGGGTTACaaaaattgaaatcaatttCATTTTACTTGTGTTAGTTATCATATTCATGAAACTTTGACCAAGAACAGATGCTTAAGTACAAACTCAAAGTTCAATACTTTTCACGTGGTTATATAAAAGAGAAGAGTTGAGTTGGCAATGAATGAAATTATTGTTGATCTATATAAGTTCGGTGCTCCCCTTACCAACCAACCACCCAATTATATCAATGCTCATTAATCTCCCTTCTTACCCCgtactcttttttattttcttcatttatttttatcgaCATTTTTTCAAGAGAAAAGTCATAAACAACATATTTGTAGCATATATTGTATCTGAGCATTAAtgaaattatatgttatttaatataGTTCAAAAATAAAGACGAGAATGATAGGGATGCTTAAAATAGGAAATAACAGTAATGCCCGACATGATTTGCTGATGATATAAAGCaggcttttgttttgtttgtttatttgtcttttattttattttcctgttattcgaaaaattaataataataaataaaataagacgTTCGTGTATTTAACCCCGCAGAGAGTGAGCTAGATCGatacagagaaagagagagaagaggataAAGAAACGGCGAGTTTCAGCTGTTGTGAACAGAGGAAGAGACACGTGATCGTGTGTCTTTAGAGAGAGACAAATGGTTGGACCGTCGCGGCCTCAGATCGTTCTTTTTGGATCCTCCATCGTCCAGATGAGCTTCGGCCACGGAGGTTGGGGCGCCATTCTCTCCGAGGTCTATGCTCGTAAGGTATGAGAAtgatctctctgtctctctcttgATTAATAGTAACTCACTGGTTTGTCTATTCTCTAATCACTGTTTGTTATTCCCTTAACTGTAAATACGTTTTCTAAATCTTAAGCATTGGTTCTTGGAAAAATCATTCAACTTAATCGACCAGAGTCAACTAAGAACCCTAATGTTGTTTCTCCATTTGGATTTTTTTGGCTTCTTTCTGTGGAAGTTAATGTCCAAAAATGAAAAGCAATAAGCTTTACCGACATGAGTTTGCTTTGGTCCGTGTGGAAGGATATTAGTACGTACAAAGGAAAATGCATTTAATGCAAAACACGTGATTCTTTTCTCTTGTGTGAACTAACATGTATAGGCAGACATCATTCTGCGGGGATATTATGGATGGAACTCAACTCGTGCTTTTGAGGTTGTTGACAAAGTGTTCCCCAAGGTACTCTTCTTTTACTCTCTTGTTTGGTTCTTTCTTCTCTCCTGAGAAAATGTATAGATTCTTAGCTTCTGAATGCTAAGACCCTGCATCTGTTACCAGAGAGATGTCTCTTGTTTGTCTGGCTCGAGTTTTCTTGGTTGTTAAGCTGTTTTCCTCTTACAAAATTTTCCTGGGATTTGATAATTTTTGTAGAAAAAATGAGcttagttatttaaaataacttGTAAACGGATGCAGGATGCTGCGGTACAACCTTCTTTGGTAGTTGTATATTTTGGAGGGAACGACTCAATGGGACCTCATCCTTCTGGTCTAGGACCTCACGTGCCACTACCTGAATACGTTGATAACATGAAGAAGATCGCTTTTCATCTTCAGGTTACTTCCTTACACATATTGCCCATTCTTAGTCCCTTTTAAAGTGGTAATAATATCATTCTTTAAGTTCTAATCGTTTATGTTCTGTTTTCTCAGAGCCTTTCAGACTCAACTCGTATCATATTTCTAAGTTGCCCTCCAGTGGACGAAGCCAAAGTTCGTCAAAACCAGAGGTAACTTCTCTGGACTTAGTTAAATACAATGTTGAAGTAATAGTTAAGCGCCTTATAGAAGATTATTGTTTAGGTCATGGACCGCTTGaccgattttttaaaaaaaattggtttgaaAAATCATTTAGTTCAGACCTGATTTGCCAACTAGGtgtagaccgatttttagaacactggttAATCCCGTGCTACTCTTTTTGTTGCTCTCACAAGCCCATACTTGAGTGAGGTAATCCGCACAAATGAGCTATGCAAGACGTATTCAGACGCTTGTGTGGAGCTATGCAAAGAGCTAGGCTTACAAGTAGTTGATCTCTTCTCCACTCTTCAAAAAGTGGATGACTGGGAAACCGTTTGCTTCACGTAAGCAATTCAGAATCCATAACAACTTATGAGctctgaaaacatatataagatCTTGAATGTTCATCAAAATGTTTTGTTGCAGAGATGGGATTCATTTGTCAGCACAAGGAAGCAAACTGGTAGCTGCAGAGATACTGAAAGTGGTTAAAGAAGCGGAGTGGAGACCTTCGCTTCACTGGAAATCGATGCCAACAGAATTCTCAGAGGACTCTCCTTATGATCTTGTTTCAGCAGATGGCAAAACGACGTTGAACTCTTCGGAATGGACGTACTTCTGGGAAGAACAATGGGAGTAAataggcctgggcaaaataaccggaaccgaagaactgaaccgaaaccgaaccgaaatacccgaaaccggaaccggactAATACCCTCAAAaacccgaacggttcctatatttttatacccgaaataaccgaaccgaacctgaaccgaaccgagaaccgaacgggtacccgaatatataaaaatattaattatatatacatataacatcactaaatatatatttttattttaaaattctattaaaagtatctgaaaatagttgaggataactaaattattataaagtatccaaactacccgaaagtatccgaaACTATCCAGATAGttttatctgaaatatccaaagtaatccgaaatatccaatttttttatctaaatcatcctaattatttgatattttaccctaaataaccgatattttatccaaattatccgaactacccgaactatccgaacccgaaccggatccaaatgagaaccgaactttttccggatattttacggttcctacatttactatccgaaccgaaccgaacccgaaactatccgaaccgaactgaaccgaaaatatgtcaaatactaaatggatcctctagcccctatccgaactacccaaaacccgaaatacccaaaccgaaccgaaccgaaacccgaaatgcccaggcctaggaGTAAACATCACAATATACACAACAACAACTTACAAGAGCTTTATATAATATGGTGACGTCTTGTTTTAGACTGTTTTACGAGTTTCTCTTCTGAATACAGGTAATAAGTATGTGTTTTCGTAGTTTCTTGAATCTATCTTATTATTGAACCTTAGTTTCTGAAATAAATAGTATTCTATTTACTTTATTATCtacatatcttaatttttttttgtataaaagttAGGTGAGATGAAAGTTGAAATCCATTACTTGGTCAAAGATAGTCTCGTCACTTGTACCATCTTTATCTATAAAATGTGGGAGTAAACCATTTATATGTTgacataataatttatttttgccttagtttcaaaaaaaaaaaaatatatttttcttggaCCACACACATAATGTTTGGGTTAATCGCATAATAACAACTAGTAGAACTGTAAAAGAGAGCACAAGTAAAATGAGGAGAATACAAagaaaaccataaaaaaaatacttgaaaaccaaattaaaaaggaaaaaaaaatatatacctgGATACTATTATATTTCTAGATAATACGTAGTTTTGGTGGGGCAAAAACGATGGTCAAAGAAAGATGTCATGAGTGGCTTGGAATAAATTGTGTTTACCTAAGAAGGAAGGAGGCATAGGTTTTAGAGATCTCTTTGAGTTTAATAAAACTTTGTTAGGTAAACAAGCTTGGAGAATTCTACCGAAACCCAATTCTCTACTCAGTAGATTGTATATAGGAAGATATCATCGTTCATCGACATTCTTACAGTCggcacactacaagaaaacataatcttaacgagggcggttttcctcgccaattcgtcgtaaaagaggctttacgacgaattagcgaggaaacgcgtttgctcgttacacgtctgtcgtaacacatatttcctcgctaattcgtcgtaacttagcgagaaatatatttcgtcgtaaagacgaagtaggacgattcgtcgtaaagaccacgtcaatattccacgtaaggacgtcgctataatacctcgtaaatacctcgaaaatagttcctcgtaacctacacgtaaataccttgaaagtgtttcctcgcaaaatacacgtaacaaccacgaaatgatttcctcgtaaaatggtcgtaaacttttcctcgttatttcctcgtaaataattcctcgtaaaatactcgttaaatgtttctcgtcatttcctcgtaaggtttccacgtaaagaggtcgtacattggctacgaatttacttcgtttttattattttacagaatttaaaaatataattaaaaaataattaaaattatttaatttaataataaattaaaattcaaaataaaaataaataaatatgaaaatattttatatataaataagttttgaatttatataatacaacaaccaaaaaaaaaactaagggtcgttcatcgcccggtagaattcatcactcctcctcgtaacatccgcctcgttatgtacgtcggatgactcgctttgaatgggatgttgttgtcgcatgttcctcaacatggactcccattccggatttgtggccgcaataacgtccaagaagccctcgactccacccatacgagattttgtcgcggtcaactcgttacgcagctgagcggactctctacgcagctccgtgacttcatcatcccgtcgctgaccataagacgatgtcgctctcggaacatcgttgacggaaccaatacccaacgtccgtcccttttttttagggacaaccttaaaaacaaaaaataaatattgtaagtaaaaatttaaagttaaattaaatgaataattaaaaattaatttttttgaaaatttacctcctcgtaaatcttatccacttcaagtgtggataaggtgacgggtaatccgtcggtagactgctgggtcagctgagtctggcggtcttcaacccgagcaactacgtcgttgtagatttgctcggacttgccatctacaaatacgcccgccttgttcttgtgggtcctctcgtaaagttccataagagacgggagatgtcccgtctctttggcctaaaaaacagttaagaaagttagaataaattaatatatgtattaaaaaaattatttaataaaatatttaattaccatttccaaacggacaccggcgtggggtttttggcccgtagtgtgaagcatcggcccgttcccgtgctcatcgaccgtgttacgggagttagagcaagcctgggcgattctaatggaatcaggaaggcgccaataacggatgaggccatcccacacatccgtggtgagctcagcgggtttgccacgctcatacccctcacgatccagtcacccttccagttggagaccgtgtccaacaagcgaactttcgctttcgcgttaaacttcttcctcaccctctcagtgatccccaaggcccaattatatttttgctgttggaaaaaaaaaattaacaattagttttttagaaagtatatatataaatcatgaaaaaattaaaatatatataattaattaatagaaacttacagcgtaaattttgaaccacgtctttctgacgtagtgaggcgtcttactccagtttggatgtgccatggagaagtaacccttgatcgtgtcggttacgtccgatgcaagacatccgtcaaccccccacctggaaaatacaaatttaaaatataaattatttttaatgttataaaagaaatttaaacgaattaaaaaaaaattaatgcaacataccacaacgttccgtccggtcggtctgggtcgatgactggtaaaccttctctgcctggcagactgagaatgtcctctacagtgtactgcgagtaaggagcactcggaggcaccatcagatcaggatgaatatcggcgaccatcggaggtgccatcggaggaggcacaggaggaggcatcggaggaggcacatgaggagccgatggtgcactagaagaagtagacccagagactctctgagtgtactgagtctcggggacagtctcctggcccgaagaactgggagcggaagaagaggccgggtctaaacgactacccggctcaccgaagatctctctgtaatgggcagtaagtcttccttttcgaacctgggaaaaaaatgagtgttatgtttaaatccgtttacgtggaattaacgtgtttatgtttaaatacgacgatttatgcttacgtggaattaacgtgttttatgtataaatccgtttacgtggtctttacgacgatttctgcttacgtggaattaacgagtgttttgtttaaatcattttacgtggtagttacgacgatttcatcctacgaggactttacgacgatttgtgcttacgtggaattaacgagtgttatgtttaaatccctagaatccgaaacccgaaacccgaaacccgaaacccaaacccgaaacccgaaaccccaaaccccaacccccaaacccgaaacccaaacccccatctttaattttgtacttcatatattccaaaccccatatttaattttaagtttcgtcgttatttttaacgagtgttatggttaaatccctagaaccccaaacccgaaacccgaaacccgaaacccgaaactcaaaatccaaaacccgaaaccccaaaccccgaacccctaaacccaaaaccccaaacccgaaaccaaaaacccgaaacccgaaaccaaaaacccgaaacccgaaacccgaaacccgaaacccaaacccccatctttaattttgtacttcatatattccaaaccccatatttaattttaagtttcgtcgttatttttaacgagtgttatggttaaatccctagaaccccaaacccgaaacccgaaacccgaaactcaaaatccaaaacccgaaaccccaaaccccgaacccctaaacccgaaaccccaaacccgaaaccaaaaacccgaaacccgaaacccgaaatccaaaacccgaaaccccaaaacccgaaaccccaaaccccaaacccgaaacccaaaacctgaaaccccaaaccccaaatcccatatttcttattttctacttcatatattccaaaccccatatttatttttaggtttcgtcgttatttcctcgttttgttacgttatatttacgacgatttcatcctacgtggtttttacgacgaattcatcctacgtggtatttacgacgatttagtcctacgtggaattaacgagtccttcGTCATTATTTACTCGTTGgaatacgaggactttacgacgatttaagcttacgtggaattaacgactgttatgtttaaattcctagaatccaaaacccgaaacccgaaaccccaaaccccatattccttattttctacttcatatattccaaaccccatctttatttccattccaaaccacaattcccacatttgcttattcataaaacaaactagctcccacattaccttattcataaaacaaacctcacattatcttattcataaaacaaatacatcaatcggatacatcgacattctcgtcatcactagaaacatcatcattttcattaaactcgtcttcaacagtttcgtctgtggcatcatcggtaagatcttcgtactcgtgattatgcggatcaatgagaaggatgtcatcaatttcttgttcaggttcctcaacttcatttatctgttcttcttgcaatggtggttcttctccactgatgattcgtcctcgaggtgtaactttgattactgctaaccaatttatacctgaatctctcatccgagggtatggaaggaagctaacttggtctgcttgtgaagctaagatgaaaggctcgaatttgttgtaccttcgtccaccgttgacatcaactacaccgaatttgttagaccgaacacctctgttgacgacggggtcgaaccattcacatttgaagaggacgcatttcagcttcagtatccctggaaattcgacttcaataatctccgtcaagatcccgtagaaatctgtttcccctttcacacatattccatagttact contains these protein-coding regions:
- the LOC106433277 gene encoding protein yippee-like At3g11230, giving the protein MGRLFLVNLEGKSYSCRHCNTNIALCSDVVSKSFQSRHGKAYLFRKVANVYAGEKEDRMMMTGMHTVVDIYCVKCGSYLGWRYEFAFEKSQKYKEGKSVLERYKVCGPDENNYLVVAQEVEAGETDTDE
- the LOC106433250 gene encoding GDSL esterase/lipase CPRD49-like isoform X2, with the translated sequence MVGPSRPQIVLFGSSIVQMSFGHGGWGAILSEVYARKADIILRGYYGWNSTRAFEVVDKVFPKDAAVQPSLVVVYFGGNDSMGPHPSGLGPHVPLPEYVDNMKKIAFHLQSLSDSTRIIFLSCPPVDEAKVRQNQRDGIHLSAQGSKLVAAEILKVVKEAEWRPSLHWKSMPTEFSEDSPYDLVSADGKTTLNSSEWTYFWEEQWE
- the LOC106433250 gene encoding GDSL esterase/lipase CPRD49-like isoform X1; amino-acid sequence: MVGPSRPQIVLFGSSIVQMSFGHGGWGAILSEVYARKADIILRGYYGWNSTRAFEVVDKVFPKDAAVQPSLVVVYFGGNDSMGPHPSGLGPHVPLPEYVDNMKKIAFHLQSLSDSTRIIFLSCPPVDEAKVRQNQSPYLSEVIRTNELCKTYSDACVELCKELGLQVVDLFSTLQKVDDWETVCFTDGIHLSAQGSKLVAAEILKVVKEAEWRPSLHWKSMPTEFSEDSPYDLVSADGKTTLNSSEWTYFWEEQWE